Proteins found in one Sulfuricurvum sp. genomic segment:
- the rplU gene encoding 50S ribosomal protein L21, which produces MYAIIKNGGKQYKVQEGDILLFDKMGLDPKATVEIKEVLAVNNGELKTGTPFVEGAVVTAEVINEGRDRKVVIYKKRRRKDSKLKRGFRRDHTRVRIVKIAA; this is translated from the coding sequence ATGTACGCAATTATCAAAAACGGCGGAAAACAGTATAAAGTTCAAGAGGGTGATATCCTTTTGTTCGATAAAATGGGACTAGATCCTAAAGCCACCGTCGAAATCAAAGAAGTTCTTGCCGTTAATAACGGTGAACTTAAAACCGGTACTCCATTTGTAGAGGGTGCTGTTGTTACTGCTGAGGTTATCAATGAAGGTCGTGACCGTAAAGTCGTGATCTACAAAAAACGTCGCCGTAAAGACAGTAAATTGAAACGTGGTTTCAGAAGAGATCACACACGCGTTCGTATCGTTAAGATCGCTGCGTAA